A single Rhinolophus ferrumequinum isolate MPI-CBG mRhiFer1 chromosome 12, mRhiFer1_v1.p, whole genome shotgun sequence DNA region contains:
- the FIBCD1 gene encoding fibrinogen C domain-containing protein 1 translates to MVNDRWKTMGGASQLEDPPRDKPQRPGCGYVLCTVLLSLAVLLAVTVTGAVLFLNHAHTPGTAPPPVVSTGPAGANSALVTVERADSSHLSIVIDPRCPDLADGFARLEGVQASVLQALTEHQAEPRLVGEQEQELLDTLADQLPRLLARASELQAECTGLRKEHGTLGQGLSALQSEQARLIQLLSESQGHMAHLLNSVSDILDALHRDRGLGRPRVKADLQRAPARGSRPRGCANGSRPRDCLDVLLSGQQEDGIYSVFPTHDPTGFQVYCDMRTDGGGWTVFQRREDGSVNFFRGWEAYRDGFGKLTGEHWLGLKRLHALTTQTAYELHVDLEDFDNGTAYAHYASFGVGLFSVDPEEDGYPLTVADYSGTAGDSLLKHSGMRFTTKDRDSDHSENNCAAFYRGAWWYRNCHTSNLNGQYLRGAHASYADGIEWSSWTGWQYSLKFSEMKIRPVREDR, encoded by the exons CGTCCCGGCTGTGGCTACGTGCTGTGCACAGTGCTGCTGTCCCTGGCTGTGCTGCTGGCTGTGACGGTCACCGGCGCCGTGCTCTTCCTGAACCACGCCCACACGCCAGGCACGGCCCCCCCACCCGTCGTCAGCACTGGGCCAGCTGGTGCCAACAGCGCCCTGGTCACAGTGGAGAGGGCCGACAGCTCGCACCTCAGCATCGTCATTGACCCGCGCTGCCCTGACCTGGCCGATGGCTTCGCCCGCCTGGAGGGCGTCCAGGCCTCCGTGCTGCAGGCGCTGACTGAGCACCAGGCCGAGCCGCGGCTGGTGGGCGAACAGGAGCAGGAGCTGCTGGACACGCTGGCCGACCAGCTGCCCCGGCTGCTGGCCCGGGCCTCCGAGCTGCAGGCAGAGTGCACGGGGCTGCGGAAGGAGCACGGCACGCTGGGCCAGGGGCTCAGTGCTCTGCAGAGCGAGCAGGCCCGCCTCATCCAG CTTCTCTCCGAGAGCCAAGGCCACATGGCTCACCTGCTGAACTCGGTCAGTGATATCCTGGACGCCCTGCACCGGGACCGGGGGCTGGGCCGGCCCCGAGTCAAGGCTGACCTGCAGAGGGCACCTGCCAGGGGATCGCGGCCCCGCGGCTGCGCCAACG GCTCTCGACCACGGGACTGTCTGGACGTCCTCCTGAGCGGACAGCAGGAGGACGGCATTTACTCCGTCTTCCCCACACATGACCCCACTGGCTTCCAGGTCTACTGTGATATGCGCACAGATGGCGGCGGCTGGACG GTGTTTCAGCGCAGGGAGGACGGCTCCGTGAACTTCTTCCGAGGCTGGGAGGCCTACCGGGACGGCTTCGGCAAGCTCACGGGGGAGCACTGGTTAG GGCTCAAAAGGCTCCATGCGCTGACCACGCAGACGGCCTATGAGCTGCACGTGGACCTGGAGGATTTTGACAACGGCACGGCCTACGCCCACTACGCGAGCTTCGGCGTGGGCTTGTTCTCCGTGGACCCCGAAGAGGACGGGTACCCGCTCACAGTGGCCGACTACTCGGGCACTGCAG GGGACTCCCTTCTGAAGCACAGCGGCATGAGGTTCACCACCAAGGACCGCGACAGCGACCACTCGGAGAACAACTGCGCCGCCTTCTACCGCGGCGCCTGGTGGTACCGCAACTGCCACACGTCCAACCTCAACGGGCAGTACCTGCGTGGCGCGCACGCCTCCTACGCCGACGGAATCGAGTGGTCCTCCTGGACCGGCTGGCAGTACTCGCTCAAGTTCTCCGAGATGAAGATCAGGCCGGTCCGTGAGGACCGCTAG